Proteins from a genomic interval of Yarrowia lipolytica chromosome 1E, complete sequence:
- a CDS encoding uncharacterized protein (Compare to YALI0E33033g, similar to Saccharomyces cerevisiae ADE1 (YAR015W); ancestral locus Anc_3.179, similar to uniprot|Q9C1J4 Pichia pastoris Phosphoribosylamidoimidazole-succinocarboxamide synthase (EC 6.3.2.6) (SAICAR synthetase)) — MSATPLALTDLKGHLPLVARGKVRDLYAVNDNQLLFVATDRISAYDVIMTNGIPEKGKILTSISKFWFQLLAKEIKNHVAESENSQILAALPKAVQDDPELVEMLKDRCLLVNKYKIVPIEAIVRGYITGSAWSEYKKSGTVHGMSVESGLQESQKLPQAIYTPSTKAEQGEHDENISVAKAAEIIGDKNLADEIEKLSVQLYTKAAEYADKHGIIIADTKFEFGIDENGKLVLVDEVLTPDSSRFWNAKTYEVGKPQDSYDKQYLRNWLTNSGLKGQEDVAMTPEVVIKTREKYIEAYESITGCKWCTQ; from the coding sequence ATGTCCGCCACCCCTCTTGCACTGACCGATCTCAAGGGCCATCTCCCTCTCGTGGCCCGAGGCAAGGTCCGAGACCTGTACGCCGTCAACGACAaccagctgctgtttgTCGCCACTGATCGAATCTCCGCCTACGATGTCATCATGACCAACGGTATCCCCGAGAAGGGCAAGATTCTGACCTCTATCTCCAAGTTCTGgttccagctgctggccaaggagattaAGAACCATGTGGCCGAAAGCGAGAACTCCCAGATCCTCGCCGCTCTGCCCAAGGCTGTGCAGGACGACCCCGAGCTCGTCGAGATGCTCAAGGATCGATGTCTGCTcgtcaacaagtacaaaatTGTGCCCATTGAGGCCATTGTTCGAGGCTACATCACCGGCTCTGCCTGGagcgagtacaagaagtCCGGAACCGTCCATGGCATGTCCGTGGAGTCTGGTCTGCAGGAGTCCCAAAAGCTGCCCCAGGCCATCTACACTCCCTCTaccaaggccgagcagGGCGAGCACGACGAGAACATCTCGGtggccaaggctgccgagATCATCGGAGACAAGAACCTCGCCGACGAGATCGAGAAGCTGTCTGTCCAGCTGTACACCAAGGCTGCCGAGTACGCCGACAAGCACGGAATCATCATTGCCGATACCAAGTTCGAGTTTGGTATCGACGAGAACGGCAAACTTGTTCTGGTTGATGAGGTCCTCACGCCCGACTCCTCTCGATTCTGGAACGCCAAGACCTACGAGGTTGGTAAGCCCCAGGACTCCTACGATAAGCAGTACCTGCGAAACTGGCTTACTAACAGCGGTCTCAAGGGCCAGGAGGACGTTGCTATGACCCCTGAGGTTGTCATCAAGACCCGAGAAAAGTACATTGAGGCTTACGAGTCCATCACTGGCTGCAAATGGTGCACCCAGTAA
- a CDS encoding uncharacterized protein (Compare to YALI0E33055g, no similarity), producing MFDFVNTASGTSFTVLKCTKLFNFDKFATVRQELSKDIVENAKNASRKRVFSERNNNVYYEQDSSEADQIKTVNCEWHVLQSGEYEIHTVEISMSGHVSKVIIVNGPDRKDDFETHALILMRMQNTFFDISGVIKAWMTEKFEVTIGDLELKHDFLKSEFDREVPYTAHLKIQVKDLGGLLKYLTLGIHYDDLEAFATHKDGLYAGVTEFLYESTGMKVSTSDQFELVSLLTNQMVMDKRGKVKIIKTGLPSHDELFWIESLLIRLTNYARSC from the coding sequence ATGTTCGATTTCGTAAACACCGCGTCGGGGACGTCGTTCACGGTACTCAAGTGCACCAAACTCTTCAACTTTGACAAGTTTGCGACCGTGCGCCAAGAACTCAGTAAAGACATTGTCGAAAACGCCAAAAATGCATCACGGAAACGCGTCTTCAGCGAACGAAACAACAACGTCTACTATGAGCAGGACTCGTCCGAAGCAGACCAGATCAAGACCGTCAACTGTGAGTGGCACGTGCTACAGTCAGGGGAATATGAGATACACACGGTGGAAATCTCCATGAGTGGTCATGTATCCAAGGTCATTATTGTCAACGGTCCTGACAGAAAGGACGACTTCGAGACGCACGCTTTGATTCTCATGAGAATGCAAAACACATTCTTTGACATTAGCGGAGTGATAAAGGCATGGATGACAGAGAAATTCGAGGTCACGATAGGCGACTTGGAGCTGAAGCACGATTTTCTCAAGTCCGAATTCGACAGAGAGGTGCCCTATACCGCTCACCTGAAGATCCAGGTTAAGGATCTGGGAGGACTATTGAAGTACCTAACTCTTGGAATTCATTACGACGACTTGGAAGCATTCGCCACCCACAAGGACGGATTATACGCTGGAGTCACAGAGTTTCTTTATGAATCCACGGGTATGAAGGTTTCAACAAGTGATCAGTTCGAGCTAGTGTCTCTACTAACGAACCAAATGGTCATGGACAAAAGAGGCAAAGTCAAGATCATCAAAACCGGTCTACCATCTCATGATGAGCTATTCTGGATCGAGAGTCTTCTGATTCGACTCACTAACTACGCCAGAAGTTGTTGA
- a CDS encoding uncharacterized protein (Compare to YALI0E33077g, similar to uniprot|Q12425 Saccharomyces cerevisiae YPR067w ISA2 mitochondrial protein required for iron metabolism singleton and similar to DEHA0F05324g Debaryomyces hansenii IPF 8683.1), with protein MFRRLLQAKSSLRTVPRLGSPSLLTQRHFTASARRLFEFPESVPREKIEEDAVTIVNPQKDDKGRLLRLFVSDRAATRLNAISEDDKNPLLALRIEVESGGCHGFQYKLELSDVEDVDFEMDSVFEKNGARILIDKSSLEILRESNIDYTTELIGSQFKVVDSPYTVSACGCGSSFDFDESKLA; from the coding sequence ATGTTCAGACGACTGTTACAAGCCAAGAGCTCGTTGCGGACTGTCCCCCGACTGGGCTCCCCGTCGCTACTGACACAAAGACACTTCACAGCATCCGCCCGACGTCTTTTCGAGTTTCCCGAGTCGGTCCCCCGAGAGAAAATCGAGGAAGATGCCGTCACCATTGTGAACCCCcagaaggacgacaagggaCGACTCCTgcgtctgtttgtgtccgaCCGAGCGGCCACCAGACTCAACGCCATTTCcgaggacgacaagaaccCTTTGCTGGCTCTCCGAATTGAGGTGGAGTCCGGTGGATGCCATGGCTTCCAATacaagctggagctgtcCGACGTGGAGGACGTCGATTTTGAGATGGACAGTGTGTTCGAGAAGAACGGCGCTCGAATTCTCATTGACAAGAGCTCTCTGGAGATTCTGCGAGAATCCAACATTGATTACACAACCGAGCTTATTGGCAGCCAGTtcaaggtggtggacaGTCCCTACACTGTGAGTGCTTGTGGCTGCGGCTCCTCCTTCGACTTCGACGAAAGCAAGTTGGCCTAA
- a CDS encoding uncharacterized protein (Truncated form of YALI0E33099g, similar to uniprot|P42837 Saccharomyces cerevisiae YNL325c FIG4, similar to Saccharomyces cerevisiae FIG4 (YNL325C); ancestral locus Anc_3.14), which translates to MDSEFLEIPNMEDIVTAPEPEPEPPRLTQSHSDVHARLSAPLEKYTLYETKTRLYIVASNAREVQFKVMEIDMTGPKQDLTLIVDPAVYTRAEVMDVLGHMEEEGGGNLTKRLTAWGLLGFIRFTDGYYMVVVTKRSVVALLGGHYVYHIDKTEMIPLSRGGDEGKTKSKSADEARYMSIFQSLDLSKTFYFSYAYDITNTLQRNMEREKRDDDSDDEEIHSFNHMFIWNHHLLRPVEEIMDNVFEWFLPIIHGFIDQAKINVCGARSVYVTLIARRSHYFAGARFLKRGVNDRGNVANEVETEQIVADLVTSSFHDKREGIFNSPRYTSYVQHRGSIPLYWSQDVSNMTPKPPIEINLVDPFFASAALHFDDLFKRYEAPILVLNLIKSKERTPREGKLLREFSQCVEYLNQFLVQRGKKHKLQYTHWDMSRASKSRNLEVIEFLERYSTTVLEKTGFFHNSKGIQKGICRSNCIDCLDRTNAAQFVIAKKALGYQLRALGIVSDVNLSYDCDAVNLLTEMYHDHGDTIALQYGGSHLVNTMETYRKINQWRSHSRDMLESIRRFYSNSFVDSQRQEAINLFLGNHVFEQNKPRLWDLPSDHFLHNNYYFDNYYLRRSYIFWWTEINLLVKKYEKYVRRKKELQIMPVSEITEPLNFPGSDQKEPVMEVLEDKLDALVSYIPPYPGFFDNYWNECYKPRSLSSFHKVFAYNMNSTSRYNSDDNPFRPRKEIKGLEDITEDKKVSEVPEEVSKIPDDPRECEMEELVSSLSAPTLDDSVYRKYLSSDSTSHAVHPTDQRQFEFYIANELQPDVNEPLYQHIQDSTVLPRVDSDDKSWYGMTGLNGSESLYESHYA; encoded by the coding sequence ATGGACTCGGAGTTTTTGGAGATCCCCAACATGGAGGATATCGTAACGGCTCCCGAGCCCGAACCCGAACCTCCGCGGCTGACCCAGTCCCATTCAGATGTCCACGCCCGACTATCTGCGCCCCTTGAAAAATACACCCTGTACGAGACGAAAACACGCCTGTATATCGTCGCGTCCAACGCCCGAGAAGTTCAATTCAAGGTGATGGAAATCGATATGACCGGCCCCAAGCAGGACTTGACTCTCATTGTCGACCCGGCAGTGTACACTCGAGCAGAGGTCATGGATGTTCTGGGCCACatggaagaggagggagGAGGCAATCTGACCAAGAGACTCACAGCTTGGGGCCTACTGGGTTTCATCAGATTCACAGATGGGTACTATATGGTTGTTGTAACTAAACGGTCCGTTGTTGCTCTTTTAGGAGGCCATTATGTCTACCATATCGACAAAACAGAGATGATCCCATTGtcgagaggaggagatgaggGCAAGACAAAGAGCAAGTCAGCAGACGAGGCACGTTATATGAGCATCTTCCAGAGTCTCGATTTATCAAAGACCTTTTACTTTTCCTATGCTTACGATATCACAAACACACTGCAACGGAAtatggagagagagaaacgAGATGACGACAGtgatgacgaggagatcCATTCTTTCAACCATATGTTCATCTGGAaccatcacctcctccGCCCAGTCGAGGAAATTATGGATAATGTGTTTGAGTGGTTCCTTCCAATCATTCACGGTTTCATCGACCAGGCGAAGATAAACGTTTGTGGTGCTCGAAGCGTCTACGTGACTCTCATTGCTCGACGATCCCATTACTTTGCTGGTGCCAGATTCCTCAAGCGAGGCGTCAATGATAGAGGCAATGTTGCCAATGAAGTTGAGACTGAACAGATTGTGGCAGATTTAGTCACCTCATCGTTCCATGACAAGAGAGAAGGTATCTTCAATTCGCCGAGATACACGTCATACGTCCAACACAGAGGCTCAATACCATTGTATTGGTCTCAGGATGTTAGCAACATGACTCCCAAGCCTCCCATTGAGATCAACCTGGTAGACCCCTTCTTTGCCAGTGCTGCTTTACATTTTGACGACTTATTCAAGCGTTACGAGGCTCCGATTCTGGTTCTCAATCTCATAAAAAGCAAGGAGCGAACTCCCAGAGAGGGAAAGCTGCTTCGAGAGTTCTCTCAGTGTGTTGAATACTTGAACCAATTTCTCGTCCAACGGGGAAAGAAGCACAAGCTCCAGTATACACATTGGGATATGTCCAGAGCATCCAAGTCTCGAAACCTAGAGGTCATTGAGTTTCTTGAACGATACTCTACCACTGTCCTGGAGAAAACGGGCTTCTTTCACAACTCCAAGGGCATCCAGAAGGGTATTTGCCGATCTAACTGCATTGATTGCTTGGATCGAACAAACGCTGCACAGTTCGTTATTGCTAAGAAGGCCCTAGGTTACCAGTTGCGTGCCCTTGGCATTGTGTCGGACGTCAACTTGTCCTATGACTGTGACGCTGTTAATCTCTTGACAGAAATGTACCATGATCATGGAGACACCATCGCTCTGCAGTATGGTGGCTCCCACCTGGTCAACACAATGGAGACGTATAGAAAGATCAACCAGTGGAGATCCCATTCTCGAGACATGCTTGAGTCAATTCGACGGTTCTACTCCAACTCGTTCGTCGATTCTCAGAGACAAGAGGCAATCAACTTGTTCCTTGGTAACCACGTGTTCGAGCAGAATAAGCCTCGTCTGTGGGACCTGCCTTCGGACCACTTTCTGCATAACAACTACTACTTTGATAACTACTACCTGAGGCGATCATACATCTTCTGGTGGACTGAGATCAACCTCTTGGTCAAGAAGTACGAGAAGTATGTccgaagaaaaaaagaactGCAGATTATGCCTGTCAGCGAGATCACAGAGCCTCTCAACTTTCCAGGTTCGGATCAAAAGGAGCCTGTCATGGAGGTATTAGAGGATAAGCTAGATGCTCTTGTATCATACATTCCACCTTACCCTGGCTTCTTTGACAACTACTGGAACGAATGTTACAAGCCCCGTTCGCTGTCGTCTTTTCACAAGGTGTTTGCCTACAACATGAACTCCACATCCCGTTACAATTCTGACGACAACCCTTTCAGACCTAGAAAGGAAATTAAAGGTCTGGAGGATATCAcagaggacaagaaggtATCGGAAGTACCTGAAGAGGTGTCCAAAATCCCAGATGACCCTCGTGAGTGCGAAATGGAAGAACTTGTCAGCAGTCTTTCAGCTCCAACTCTCGACGACTCTGTCTACCGTAAATATCTCAGCAGCGACTCCACCTCTCACGCTGTGCATCCTACAGACCAGCGACAGTTCGAATTTTACATTGCCAATGAGCTTCAGCCTGATGTTAATGAGCCTTTGTACCAACACATCCAGGACTCTACAGTCCTCCCTCGAGTGGATTCAGACGACAAGTCATGGTATGGCATGACAGGTCTCAACGGCTCTGAGAGTCTCTACGAGAGTCACTACGCTTAA
- a CDS encoding uncharacterized protein (Compare to YALI0E33121g, similar to Saccharomyces cerevisiae RRP40 (YOL142W); ancestral locus Anc_3.13, similar to uniprot|Q08285 Saccharomyces cerevisiae YOL142w RRP40 protein involved in ribosomal RNA processing component of the exosome complex responsible for 3 end processing and degradation of many RNA species singleton): MSKITYSIFGSSLVEVYTGMSMYKLLLALATLQLTCLPTCSLNLFYHAYFEGPSCPAYHTIHTMICLPGDQIDFPKQDLTLGPGFLDDPLAADPIPIVAGEVHRTDPEDKKTKNQNLVYIDSDTRRYIPAVNDNVIGTVTTRHAEGYKVSVSDLSPGVQLNAMAFPNASKKNRVNLANDALVYARVSSASREVEAEIECIDPQSGKAGGYGELKDGFCFDAPIAFTRQLLFKGHTVLDTIGELVPFEIAIGVNGKIWVKSEDVPTTLKIYQCIDKCREWPEDQVRENVEQIMSAP, translated from the coding sequence ATGTCAAAAATCACTTATAGCATCTTCGGATCTTCCCTTGTTGAAGTGTACACCGgtatgagtatgtacaaaCTTTTACTTGCCCTGGCTACTCTACAATTAACTTGCCTCCCAACATGCAGCCTGAATTTATTTTATCATGCATATTTTGAAGGCCCATCTTGCCCAGCATACCACACGATACACACAATGATTTGCCTCCCAGGAGACCAGATTGATTTCCCTAAGCAGGACCTCACACTCGGCCCCGGATTTCTCGACGATCCTCTAGCCGCAGACCCCATCCCTATCGTTGCAGGTGAGGTGCATCGAACCGATCCCGAAGACAAGAAGACTAAAAATCAGAACCTCGTTTACATCGACAGTGACACTCGGCGGTACATTCCTGCCGTCAACGACAATGTCATCGGTACTGTGACCACTCGACACGCTGAGGGATACAAAGTGTCTGTTTCTGACCTCTCTCCGGGTGTCCAGCTTAACGCCATGGCCTTCCCCAACgcctccaagaagaacagaGTCAACCTGGCTAACGATGCACTCGTCTACGCGCGAGTGTCTTCTGCATCTCGAGAAGTCGAAGCTGAGATCGAGTGTATTGATCCTCAGTCCGGCAAGGCCGGCGGGTACGGTGAACTTAAGGATGGTTTCTGCTTCGACGCACCGATAGCATTTACTCGACAGTTGCTTTTCAAAGGACACACCGTGCTCGATACCATTGGAGAGCTGGTTCCCTTTGAGATTGCCATTGGAGTCAACGGAAAGATCTGGGTCAAGAGCGAAGACGTTCCCACCACCCTCAAGATCTACCAGTGCATCGACAAGTGCCGGGAATGGCCTGAAGACCAGGTCCGGGAGAATGTGGAGCAGATTATGAGCGCACCATAG
- a CDS encoding uncharacterized protein (Compare to YALI0E33143g, highly similar to uniprot|Q12074 Saccharomyces cerevisiae YPR069c SPE3 putrescine aminopropyltransferase (spermidine synthase) P2.22.f2.1), with product MTELTHPSIVDGWFREISDTMWPGQAMALRVNQILHVEKSKYQDVLVFESTDYGNVLVLDGAIQATERDEYAYQEMIAHLALNSHPNPKKVLVIGGGDGGVLREIVKHDCVEEAVLCDIDEAVPRVSKQYLPTMSVGFNHPKTKVHIGDGFKFLQEYQNTFDVIITDSSDPEGPAASLFQKPYFELLSGALTEKGVITTQGESIWLHMKIIKELRQACKQVFPSADYAYCTIPTYPSGQIGFMVCSKDKDANLRKPLRSVSPEEESKLYRYYNKDIHSASFVLPTWARDDLA from the coding sequence ATGACCGAGCTCACTCACCCTTCCATCGTCGACGGCTGGTTCCGAGAAATCAGTGACACCATGTGGCCTGGCCAGGCCATGGCCCTGCGTGTCAACCAGATTCTCCACGTTGAGAAGTCCAAGTACCAGGACGTTCTGGTTTTCGAGTCCACCGACTACGGCAACgttctcgtccttgacggAGCCATCCAGGCCACCGAGCGAGACGAGTACGCCTACCAGGAGATGATTGCGCATCTTGCTCTCAACTCCcaccccaaccccaagaaggtgcTTGTTattggaggtggtgacGGTGGTGTCCTGCGAGAGATTGTCAAGCACGACTGTGTCGAGGAGGCTGTCCTCTGTGACATTGATGAGGCCGTGCCCCGTGTTTCCAAGCAGTACCTCCCCACCATGTCTGTCGGATTCAACCaccccaagaccaaggtCCACATTGGTGACGGCTTCAAGTTCCTCCAGGAGTACCAGAACACCTTCGatgtcatcatcaccgaCTCCTCCGACCCCGAGGGTCCCGCCGCCTCTCTCTTCCAGAAGCCCTACTTTGAGCTCCTCTCCGGTGCTCTGACCGAGAAGGGTGTTATCACCACTCAGGGAGAGTCCATCTGGCTGCACATGAAGATCATTAAGGAGCTGCGACAGGCTTGCAAGCAGGTCTTCCCCTCCGCCGACTACGCTTACTGCACCATCCCCACCTACCCCTCCGGCCAGATTGGTTTCATGGTCTGctccaaggacaaggacgcCAACCTCCGAAAGCCCCTTCGATCCGTCTctcccgaggaggagtccaagcTCTACCGATACTACAACAAGGACATCCACTCTGCTTCCTTCGTTCTCCCCACCTGGGCTCGAGACGATCTTGCTTAA
- a CDS encoding uncharacterized protein (Compare to YALI0E33165g, similar to Saccharomyces cerevisiae TLG2 (YOL018C); ancestral locus Anc_1.372, similar to uniprot|Q08144 Saccharomyces cerevisiae YOL018c TLG2 member of the syntaxin family of t-SNAREs P2. 143.f2.1), whose amino-acid sequence MFRDRTNLYISYRQSFPRSTRQLLATHASDEEEQGLIANSDNTGGADEIELAHMGNSLAKTISDDVHGILSEIKVKVNRLEVLHRKNSLPGFDDRSGEEKLISDITYDITQDLHHCQGMLKKLDRQSGDPVQDKMQMNAKIALATKIQDASTVFRKLQSNYLKALKRNEGSMDPIFQSTTSSNTHDEDVSLSQKALQQSQQLIEEDDQSTQNHHIRQREREIAQIAEGIIELAEIFKDLQTMVIDQGTLLDRIDYNIENMAVNVKQADKELVQGAVYQKRSNKCKIILLLTLVVVGLLIVVIAKPRSHTVYVEPVAGKPAPAPPANDKPATGGDNKNNNNDRPVDEPEKGSQNPQDDGADSRPVVSHALL is encoded by the coding sequence ATGTTTCGAGACAGAACAAACCTGTATATTTCCTATCGGCAATCGTTCCCGAGGTCGACCCGACAGCTTCTAGCAACACATGCGtccgatgaggaggaacaggGACTAATCGCCAACTCAGACAACACCGGTGGAGCCGATGAGATTGAGCTTGCCCATATGGGCAACTCACTGGCCAAAACCATCTCAGACGACGTCCACGGCATTTTGAGCGAAATCAAGGTCAAGGTCAATCGACTGGAGGTTCTCCACCGGAAAAACTCGCTCCCTGGCTTCGATGACCGAAGTGGTGAAGAAAAGCTCATCTCAGATATCACCTACGACATCACCCAGGACCTGCACCACTGCCAGGGCATgctgaagaagctggaccGACAATCCGGCGATCCTGTCCAGGACAAGATGCAAATGAACGCCAAAATCGCCCTTGCCACCAAGATTCAGGATGCGTCCACAGTGTTCCGAAAACTGCAGAGTAATTatctcaaggctctcaaaCGAAACGAGGGCAGCATGGACCCCATTTTCCAGTCGACCACTTCCAGTAACACCCACGACGAAGATGTTTCCTTGTCGCAGAAGGCACTTCAGCAATCTCAACAGCTCATTGAAGAGGACGACCAGAGCACCCAGAACCATCATATCCGACAACGAGAACGGGAGATTGCGCAGATTGCAGAGGGTATCATCGAGCTGGCAGAGATCTTCAAAGACCTGCAGACTATGGTCATTGACCAGGGAACCCTGCTGGATCGAATCGATTACAACATTGAAAACATGGCTGTTAACGTGAAACAGGCAGATAAGGAGTTGGTCCAGGGAGCGGTGTATCAGAAGCGATCCAACAAGTGCAAGATCATTCTGCTTCTTACacttgtggttgtgggtCTCTTGATCGTGGTAATTGCCAAACCAAGATCCCATACTGTCTACGTGGAGCCTGTGGCTGGCAAACCGGCCCCAGCCCCTCCAGCTAATGACAAGCCTGCTACTGGAGGcgacaacaagaacaacaaTAATGATAGACCTGTAGACGAGCCCGAGAAGGGTTCTCAAAATCCCCAAGATGATGGTGCAGATTCTAGACCCGTCGTTTCTCACGCCCTGTTATGA